A region of Panicum virgatum strain AP13 chromosome 8N, P.virgatum_v5, whole genome shotgun sequence DNA encodes the following proteins:
- the LOC120685061 gene encoding ankyrin repeat-containing protein At5g02620-like yields MEPVATEEPRPQQSQTSAATPASSARQVPVATLHQMHPSLLMASSSGDPEALRALLDVDVPRAVVIVDVPAAGETPNGGAAVVQETREHHQQAPAAAAAPSLLDGVTPLGDTAFHLVAKSGSVDCARVVGSRARRLLDESNSMGDTPLHCAARAGHRAVAAYLVGLARGEPGAGAGALLRRRNARGETALHEAVRAGSEEVVELLLAEDPELARIPASRGGASPLYLAILLRQTKLAEKLHDKDPHLSYSGPQGQNALHAAVVTGKEHVRKVLEWNQGLTALRDDRGSTPLHFAAALVCRQLFHTDRAALYLPDGDGLFPIHVAAAAGERGAVAAFVGACPGSAGLRDARGRTFLHVAVERKQVGVVIYACRDRSLTWILNMQDNDGNTALHLAVRAGSLRLFCPLFGREAVNLNLTNANGQTPVDVSLHKIPPGWSYNQNSEVRIHHALLVAGATSGACRRDHFRQEYDDRHRVKSKQDIKELDRMKDLTQTLCIGSVLIATVTFGATFALPGGNKQDDHPGGGTPTLAGRYPFDAFMVANTLAFIFSSVATVSLMRSGSPMFNLLSRRVYTRVAFYFVDTSVTCLIAAFALAVYAVLEPVAPKTATAVCVMSPLVVICIKAELWMKWAVLAGPFFVRKGPIWTIGTYTKVLVGNMLVGLWPFLLIFLWAAYGRDNLVSVLESPAPPPQPLI; encoded by the exons ATGGAGCCGGTAGCCACGGAGGAGCCACGACCGCAGCAGAGCCAGACCTCTGCTGCGACGCCGGCTTCTTCCGCCCGCCAGGTCCCCGTGGCCACACTGCACCAAATGCATCCGTCCCTGCTCATGGCCTCCAGCAGCGGCGACCCCGAGGCGCTCCGGGCTCTTCTGGACGTGGACGTGCCACGGGCGGTCGTCATCGTCGAtgtgcccgccgccggcgagacgCCCAACGGTGGCGCCGCAGTCGTCCAGGAAACCAGGGAACACCATCAGCAAGCtcctgccgcggcggcagcgccctCTCTCCTGGACGGGGTCACACCACTCGGAGACACCGCATTCCATCTCGTAGCCAAGTCTG GCTCCGTGGACTGCGCGCGCGTCGTCGGCAGCAGGGCCAGGCGCCTCCTGGACGAGTCCAACAGCATGGGGGACACGCCGCTCCACTGCGCCGCCCGGGCCGGGCACCGCGCCGTGGCGGCTTACCTGGTGGGCTTGGCGAGAGGCGagccgggcgccggcgccggcgcgctgcTGCGCAGGCGGAACGCGCGCGGGGAGACCGCCCTGCACGAGGCGGTCCGCGCCGGGAgcgaggaggtggtggagctgctTCTGGCGGAGGACCCGGAGCTGGCCCGTATTCCCgcctcgcgcggcggcgcctcgccgctCTACCTCGCCATCCTGCTCAGGCAGACCAAGCTCGCCGAGAAACTGCACGACAAGGATCCCCATCTCTCCTATTCCGGACCACAAGGACAGAACGCGCTGCATGCCGCTGTCGTCACCGGCAAAG AGCATGTAAGAAAGGTGTTGGAGTGGAACCAGGGCCTGACGGCGCTCAGGGACGACAGGGGGAGCACGCCTCTCCACTTCGCGGCGGCTCT CGTGTGCCGGCAGCTCTTCCACACCGACAGGGCCGCGCTGTACCTGCCCGACGGCGACGGGCTGTTCCCGATCCACGTCGCGGCCGCTGCGGGCGAGCGCGGGGCCGTCGCCGCGTTCGTCGGCGCGTGCCCCGGAAGCGCCGGCCTGCGCGACGCCCGCGGGAGGACGTTCCTCCACGTCGCCGTCGAGAGGAAGCAGGTCGGCGTCGTCATCTACGCCTGCAGGGACCGGTCGCTGACATGGATCCTGAACATGCAAGACAATGACGGCAACACCGCGCTGCACCTGGCTGTGCGGGCGGGGAGCCTCCGTCTGTTCTGCCCTCTGTTTGGGAGAGAGGCAGTGAACCTCAACTTGACCAACGCGAATGGGCAAACTCCTGTGGATGTGTCGTTACATAAGATCCCCCCAGGGTGGTCTTACAATCAG AACTCCGAAGTGCGGATACACCATGCTCTCCTAGTCGCCGGCGCAACAAGCGGCGCCTGTCGCCGGGATCATTTCCGGCAGGAGTACGACGATCGCCACAGGGTAAAATCGAAGCAGGATATCAAGGAACTGGACAGGATGAAAGACCTGACGCAAACCCTATGCATCGGCTCGGTGCTGATAGCAACGGTGACGTTCGGCGCGACGTTTGCCCTGCCGGGAGGTAATAAGCAGGATGATCACCCAGGAGGGGGCACCCCAACGCtcgccgggaggtacccgttcgACGCCTTCATGGTGGCCAACACCCTGGCCTTCATCTTCTCCTCCGTGGCCACCGTCAGCCTCATGCGCTCGGGTTCTCCCATGTTCAACCTTCTGAGCCGCAGAGTCTACACGAGGGTAGCGTTCTACTTCGTGGACACCTCGGTCACCTGCTTGATCGCTGCCTTTGCTCTCGCCGTGTACGCGGTCCTTGAGCCGGTCGCTCCTAAAACCGCCACTGCCGTTTGTGTCATGAGCCCCCTCGTGGTCATATGCATCAAAGCTGAGCTTTGGATGAAATGGGCGGTTCTTGCAGGGCCGTTCTTTGTTAGGAAGGGGCCGATTTGGACAATAGGGACGTACACGAAGGTGCTGGTTGGAAACATGCTAGTAGGATTGTGGCCCTTTCTACTGATCTTTCTTTGGGCAGCCTATGGAAGGGACAATCTTGTTTCAGTGTTGGAATCACCTGCACCGCCTCCACAACCATTGATTTAG